From the genome of Cryptococcus depauperatus CBS 7841 chromosome 1, complete sequence, one region includes:
- a CDS encoding D-tyrosyl-tRNA(Tyr) deacylase encodes MKAVLQRVVNASVAVDGETISSINKGLLILVGIDRYDEPSDATQIIKKILTAKLWEDEDGGGWKKNVKDIDGEVLCVSQFTLLATFKGSKPDFHESMSTVPGKALYSSFLEEIKQAYHPLKIKDGRFGANMQVSLTNDGPVTILLSSKDKNSRTPTPSQTPTSSGLRKVKNKGQGYPNGVARHNKNGEGSKKVFEAGNQTVGQDALEKLDTQLEERVKELQLEEKAERSSA; translated from the exons ATGAAGGCAGTCTTGCAGCGAGTCGTTAACGCATCGGTAGCAG TGGACGGAGAGACTATTTCTTCAATCAACAAAGgtcttttgattcttgttGGTATTGATCGAT ATGATGAACCTTCTGACGCTACGCAAATTATTAAGAAAATACTGACAGCTAAGTTATgggaagatgaggacgGAGGAgggtggaagaagaatgtcaaggatattgatggagaggtGTTGTGTG TTTCACAATTCACTCTCCTAGCTACTTTCAAAGGCTCAAAACCCGATTTTCATGAATCCATG TCAACGGTACCTGGAAAGGCACTctattcctcttttctgGAAGAAATCAAACAGGCCTATCATCCGTTGAAGATTAAAG ACGGCCGATTCGGTGCAAATATGCAAGTTTCTCTAACAAATGAT GGGCCAGTGACAATTTTATTgtcttcaaaagacaaaaattCTAGAACCCCAACCCCCAGTCAGACGCCTACTTCCAGCGGATTAAGAAAGGTTAAAAACAAAGGCCAAGGCTATCCTAATGGTGTGGCACGTCATAACAAGAATGGGGAGGGTAGTAAAAAGGTCTTTGAGGCTGGTAATCAGACTGTAGGGCAAGATGCTCTTGAGAAGCTTGATACACAGCTAGaggaaagagtaaaagagcTGCAGcttgaggaaaaggcggAAAGGTCAAGCGCATGA